In Nostoc sp. CENA543, a single genomic region encodes these proteins:
- a CDS encoding carbohydrate ABC transporter permease: protein MKQLTAKKRILIQQQLTPYLFLLPALLLLSLTVFWPALQAFYLSFTSYEDISQPAQWIGMKNFLRLWEDKIFWKTLENTLLYLVGVVPVLVILPLGLAILVNQKLRGINWFRAAYYTPVVISMVVAGIAWKWLYAEKGLLNELLKIFGIFPEGIPWLTDSVPPIKLFGIVPIPLASVMLVTIWKGLGYYMVIYLAGLQSIPADVYEAAAIDGSDGIRKHWDITVPLMQPYIALVAVISAISATKVFEEVYIMTQGGPLNRSKTIVYYLYEQAFSNLEISYACTIGLVLFLIILGLSVLRLIISQPGGDSLV, encoded by the coding sequence ATGAAACAGTTAACAGCTAAAAAGCGCATATTAATTCAGCAACAATTAACTCCTTATTTATTCTTACTACCAGCTTTACTTCTCCTGAGTTTAACTGTGTTTTGGCCTGCACTGCAAGCATTTTACCTGAGTTTCACTAGCTATGAAGATATTAGTCAACCAGCACAATGGATAGGAATGAAGAATTTCCTGCGTTTGTGGGAGGATAAAATTTTTTGGAAAACGTTAGAAAATACTTTACTCTATCTTGTGGGTGTAGTTCCTGTTTTAGTTATTTTACCTCTAGGATTAGCAATTTTAGTGAACCAAAAACTGCGCGGCATTAATTGGTTTCGCGCCGCATATTACACACCAGTAGTAATTTCTATGGTAGTTGCGGGGATAGCTTGGAAGTGGCTATACGCTGAGAAGGGATTGCTAAATGAATTGCTAAAAATATTCGGTATTTTTCCTGAAGGTATTCCTTGGTTAACTGATAGCGTTCCTCCAATAAAGTTATTTGGTATTGTACCTATTCCCTTAGCTAGCGTCATGCTAGTTACTATCTGGAAAGGATTGGGTTATTACATGGTAATTTACTTAGCAGGACTACAATCTATTCCGGCTGATGTGTATGAAGCCGCAGCAATTGACGGTTCAGACGGTATTCGTAAACATTGGGATATTACTGTGCCTTTAATGCAACCTTATATTGCTTTAGTAGCGGTAATTTCTGCGATTTCTGCAACTAAAGTATTTGAAGAAGTTTATATTATGACTCAAGGTGGGCCTTTAAATAGATCCAAGACAATTGTTTACTATTTATATGAGCAAGCGTTTAGTAATCTGGAAATTAGTTATGCTTGCACCATTGGTTTAGTGTTATTTCTCATCATTCTAGGTTTATCAGTTTTGCGATTAATCATTAGTCAACCTGGAGGAGACAGTCTGGTTTGA
- a CDS encoding cation-translocating P-type ATPase, whose amino-acid sequence MSANSLPENITSWHSLEVDKALGLLSSNADSGLSVEAIEQRLQKYGPNELEEQGGRSAWEILLDQFKNIMLLMLIAVAFISGFLDFMAWQANTLKPGEVPFKDTVAILAIVILNGVLGYVQESRAEQALAALKKMSSPLVRVLRNGKLVDVAAKEIVPGDVMLLEAGVQIAADGRLIEQANLQVRESALTGEAEAVSKQANITLPEETSLGDRINSVFQGTEVVQGRGKVLVTNTGMRTELGKIAELLQSVETEPTPLQQRMTQLGNVLVTGSLVLVAIVVIGGIIQARGFSNLQELLEVSLSMAVAVVPEGLPAVITVTLALGTQRMVRRQALIRKLPAVETLGSVTTICSDKTGTLTQNKMVVQSVYTNQQNFKVTGEGYAPVGEFYLDSDADYPIVPEEYPEIASLSVACAVCNDSVLQKENGEWAILGDPTEGALVTLAGKVGIEKDQWLSKLSRVGEFPFSSERKRMSVISQVEKVSTGEASVTDVDPKIAGLLNNEPYIMFTKGSPELILARCSGIYLGTNAAPLSEEQRSQVLAQNDKMASNGLRVLGFAYKPLWEVPPEGADETTEENLVWLGLVGMLDAPRPEVRAAVQECREAGIRPVMITGDHQLTARAIATDLGIAQAGDRVITGQELQKMSDEELQEQVDLVSVYARVAPEHKLRIVQALQNRGRFVAMTGDGVNDAPALKQADIGIAMGITGTDVSKEASDMVLLDDNFATIVAATKEGRVVYTNIRRFIKYILGSNIGEVLTIAAAPLLGLGGVPLTPLQILWMNLVTDGLPALALAVEPPEPDVMKRPPFSPRESIFARGLGSYMVRIGVIFAIITIILMEWAYTHSQTFTGEGLNPERWKTMVFTSLCIAQMGHAIAIRSNNQLTIEINPFSNMFVLGAVVVTTILQLMLIYVPPLRAFFGTHWLPPTELAICCGFSALMFVWIEMEKLFFRFMGKKTV is encoded by the coding sequence ATGTCTGCTAATTCTCTGCCTGAAAATATCACCAGTTGGCATAGTTTGGAAGTTGATAAAGCACTCGGACTGCTCTCTAGTAATGCAGATAGTGGCTTAAGCGTAGAAGCAATTGAACAAAGGTTGCAAAAATACGGCCCCAACGAATTAGAAGAACAGGGAGGTCGTAGTGCCTGGGAAATTCTGCTAGATCAGTTCAAAAATATTATGTTGTTGATGCTGATTGCAGTAGCTTTCATTTCTGGGTTTTTAGATTTCATGGCTTGGCAAGCCAATACACTCAAACCAGGAGAAGTGCCATTTAAAGATACAGTTGCTATTTTGGCAATTGTCATTCTCAACGGTGTTTTAGGCTATGTCCAGGAAAGTCGGGCAGAACAAGCATTAGCAGCCCTCAAAAAAATGTCTTCTCCTTTGGTGCGAGTCCTCCGCAACGGTAAATTAGTGGATGTCGCAGCTAAAGAAATCGTTCCAGGGGATGTGATGCTGCTAGAGGCTGGGGTGCAAATAGCTGCCGATGGGCGTTTGATTGAACAAGCGAATTTACAGGTGCGAGAATCAGCTCTGACAGGTGAAGCAGAAGCAGTTAGTAAACAAGCAAATATTACATTACCAGAAGAAACATCTTTAGGCGATCGCATTAATTCCGTATTTCAAGGAACGGAAGTCGTCCAAGGACGGGGTAAGGTACTAGTCACAAATACCGGGATGCGTACCGAACTAGGCAAAATTGCTGAACTTTTGCAGTCAGTAGAAACTGAACCTACCCCCTTACAGCAACGCATGACCCAATTAGGGAATGTGTTAGTTACGGGTTCTTTGGTCTTGGTGGCGATCGTTGTGATTGGCGGTATTATTCAAGCTAGAGGCTTTAGCAACTTACAAGAACTTTTAGAAGTTTCTTTAAGTATGGCGGTGGCTGTTGTCCCAGAAGGTTTACCTGCTGTCATTACCGTGACTTTAGCACTGGGAACTCAGCGCATGGTGCGCCGTCAGGCTTTGATTCGCAAATTACCTGCGGTGGAAACTTTGGGTTCTGTCACCACAATTTGTTCTGATAAAACCGGTACATTGACTCAGAACAAAATGGTAGTGCAGTCAGTTTATACCAATCAGCAAAACTTCAAAGTTACGGGTGAAGGTTACGCACCCGTAGGAGAATTTTACTTAGATAGTGATGCCGATTACCCCATTGTGCCAGAAGAATATCCTGAAATTGCCTCTTTATCAGTGGCTTGTGCTGTTTGTAATGACTCAGTGCTGCAAAAAGAAAATGGAGAATGGGCAATTTTAGGCGACCCCACAGAGGGGGCTTTAGTTACCTTAGCGGGAAAAGTAGGTATTGAAAAAGACCAATGGCTTAGTAAATTATCCCGTGTCGGTGAATTTCCTTTTTCCTCAGAACGTAAGCGCATGAGCGTGATTTCTCAGGTAGAAAAGGTCTCTACGGGAGAAGCATCTGTAACAGATGTTGACCCCAAAATCGCCGGATTACTCAACAATGAACCTTACATCATGTTCACTAAAGGTTCGCCGGAGTTAATTTTGGCGCGATGCAGTGGGATTTATTTGGGTACAAACGCCGCACCCCTCAGCGAAGAACAACGCAGTCAAGTCTTGGCACAAAATGACAAAATGGCTAGCAATGGTCTGAGGGTGTTAGGTTTTGCCTACAAACCCCTCTGGGAAGTACCACCAGAAGGCGCAGACGAAACCACAGAAGAGAATCTAGTGTGGTTAGGCTTAGTGGGGATGCTAGATGCACCCCGTCCAGAAGTGCGCGCCGCCGTCCAAGAATGTCGAGAGGCGGGGATTCGTCCGGTGATGATTACTGGCGACCATCAACTAACTGCACGGGCGATCGCCACAGATTTGGGTATTGCTCAAGCAGGTGATAGGGTGATCACCGGTCAAGAATTACAAAAAATGAGTGACGAAGAACTCCAAGAGCAAGTTGACCTAGTCAGCGTCTATGCGCGGGTAGCCCCAGAACACAAACTGCGGATTGTACAAGCACTGCAAAATCGCGGTAGATTTGTCGCTATGACTGGGGACGGTGTCAACGATGCGCCTGCGTTAAAACAAGCTGATATCGGTATTGCAATGGGTATCACTGGTACTGATGTCAGTAAAGAAGCCAGTGATATGGTGCTGCTAGATGACAACTTTGCCACCATTGTCGCCGCTACCAAAGAAGGTAGGGTAGTATACACAAATATTCGTCGTTTTATTAAATACATCCTGGGCAGTAATATTGGGGAAGTCCTCACCATCGCCGCCGCACCGCTTTTAGGACTAGGTGGTGTTCCCCTCACACCCCTGCAAATCCTGTGGATGAACTTAGTCACAGACGGTTTACCTGCTTTAGCCTTAGCAGTAGAACCTCCAGAACCAGATGTGATGAAGCGTCCACCTTTTAGTCCCCGTGAAAGCATTTTTGCTAGGGGTTTGGGTTCTTACATGGTTCGCATTGGGGTGATTTTCGCCATCATTACAATCATTTTGATGGAGTGGGCTTATACACATTCCCAAACATTCACCGGGGAAGGATTAAACCCTGAAAGATGGAAAACAATGGTATTTACTTCCTTGTGTATTGCTCAAATGGGTCATGCTATCGCCATTCGCTCGAATAATCAACTAACTATTGAGATTAATCCTTTCTCGAATATGTTTGTGCTAGGGGCTGTAGTTGTCACCACAATTTTGCAACTCATGCTGATTTATGTCCCACCCTTAAGAGCATTTTTCGGTACTCACTGGCTACCTCCCACAGAATTAGCAATTTGTTGTGGTTTCAGTGCTTTAATGTTCGTCTGGATTGAAATGGAGAAACTCTTCTTCCGCTTTATGGGCAAAAAGACCGTGTGA
- a CDS encoding transglutaminase domain-containing protein, which translates to MSFAPTSLTASQMFGQRTIRPLTAAALCGIAFIQDRLIAIDTIKGHLLEIDPHTDNSRIINPHQTKEFSEVKGLAVWEDTLWVTRGNNVYVSKLSSLALEHFATLPYPADGVAVWDSTVYVSCQKLGYILIYDRDSRKEITRFYTPGVGVENLAVNRETLWICDRTEQTVYSMDRATGEVRFSVLTPFDSPTGIAIHLDTQTGKESLFVAYASEEPYIRDNPNADPNHELTYRDRTFIHPLYYHHAPDQKYALSNGYLIEMSYVEEIAPLEEVYLPDVEWRIALPSETERQKVKHVEPIGIPFTEEIIDGQRVAVFKFESLVPGERHIFGWKAQLEVRGIKYRITPKDVEDIPEISPEVEARYLVDNDDLAMDTAIVRRSAREAIGTETNLLRKMYSIRNYVYDELSYGIKPYIDTPDIVLERGVGSCGEYVGVLLALCRLNGIPCRTVGRYKCPPNGEHQGVPLQPDFNHVWLEFYIPGMGWLPMESNPDDLGDYGPYPTRFFMGLCWYHIEIGKGISFETLSSQGKRLTKEDIPLGDLAINHIRFTILQELAPF; encoded by the coding sequence ATGAGTTTTGCACCCACCAGTTTGACAGCTAGCCAAATGTTTGGGCAAAGGACAATTCGACCGTTGACTGCTGCTGCTTTATGTGGCATTGCATTTATCCAAGACCGACTGATTGCGATTGATACGATTAAGGGGCATTTACTAGAAATTGACCCTCATACTGATAACAGTAGAATCATTAACCCTCACCAAACCAAAGAATTTAGTGAGGTAAAAGGTTTAGCTGTTTGGGAAGACACACTCTGGGTGACTCGTGGTAACAATGTTTATGTCTCTAAACTCTCATCTTTGGCTTTAGAACATTTTGCCACTTTGCCCTACCCCGCCGATGGTGTGGCTGTTTGGGACTCCACAGTCTACGTTAGTTGTCAGAAATTAGGCTACATTCTGATTTATGACCGTGATAGCCGCAAAGAGATTACCAGATTTTATACCCCTGGGGTGGGTGTAGAAAATTTAGCAGTGAACCGAGAAACCCTGTGGATTTGCGATCGCACTGAACAAACGGTGTATTCTATGGATCGGGCGACTGGGGAAGTGAGATTTAGCGTGTTAACTCCCTTTGATTCGCCTACAGGCATAGCCATACACCTAGACACGCAAACAGGAAAGGAAAGTCTATTTGTAGCCTATGCTTCCGAAGAACCTTATATTCGGGATAACCCCAACGCTGATCCTAACCATGAATTAACATACCGCGATCGCACTTTTATTCATCCCCTGTATTACCATCACGCACCAGATCAAAAATACGCCCTTTCTAATGGTTATCTGATTGAAATGTCCTACGTCGAGGAAATAGCCCCCTTAGAAGAGGTGTATTTACCTGATGTAGAATGGCGCATTGCCCTGCCTTCCGAAACCGAACGCCAAAAAGTAAAACACGTTGAACCCATCGGTATACCCTTCACAGAAGAAATTATTGATGGACAACGGGTAGCTGTATTTAAATTTGAGTCCCTTGTCCCTGGCGAACGACATATATTTGGCTGGAAAGCACAATTGGAAGTGCGGGGGATTAAATACCGCATCACACCCAAAGATGTGGAAGATATTCCCGAAATTTCCCCAGAAGTTGAAGCCCGCTATCTGGTGGACAATGATGATTTAGCAATGGATACAGCCATTGTGCGGCGTTCTGCCCGTGAAGCCATCGGTACGGAAACAAACCTCCTGCGGAAAATGTACAGCATCCGCAACTATGTTTATGATGAACTTTCCTATGGCATCAAACCCTATATTGATACACCCGATATAGTTTTAGAAAGGGGTGTAGGTTCTTGTGGGGAGTATGTAGGGGTACTTTTGGCACTGTGTCGCTTGAATGGCATTCCTTGCCGTACTGTGGGTAGATACAAATGTCCCCCAAACGGCGAACATCAAGGAGTTCCCCTGCAACCAGATTTTAATCATGTGTGGTTAGAATTTTATATACCTGGTATGGGATGGTTGCCAATGGAATCTAATCCTGATGATTTAGGTGATTATGGCCCTTATCCCACCCGCTTTTTCATGGGTTTATGTTGGTATCACATCGAAATTGGTAAAGGCATATCCTTTGAAACATTAAGCAGTCAAGGTAAAAGGTTAACTAAAGAAGATATTCCTCTAGGTGATTTGGCGATTAATCATATCCGCTTCACCATTCTTCAGGAATTAGCACCGTTTTAA
- a CDS encoding RNA-guided endonuclease TnpB family protein, producing the protein MANKRITFRLYPSKEQANKMHYWRRLHKDLYNSCVEHRKTSYKKFGKSVDYFAQQNCLPDFKEEWVEYKELGSHALQDTVKRVDFAFKRFFKLKSGYPKFKSSRYYKGWTYPCNSGWKACTNGKNGYLKISNLGNVKMRGQARDWGKTKTCTIIFKQGKWYASITVDCIPNRPQTDTGAIGLDFGTHHAIADSNGNTIENPRFVKTAQIKINFMAKTSRRKRPPSKGVKASRRWRKANKAIAKIQSKVARQRQDWQHKLATQIVKSNSLVATETLNLKGMTRKAKKGSKRKHQKTGLNRSLLDVGIGNLKDLIKYKVTEVGGFYIEIPTKKVKPSQTCPHCGHQKKKSLADRVHHCEKCGYQCDRDVAAAMVILNYAKGMERASLDADESTSTWCGSFKQVAQLKHQKRASQA; encoded by the coding sequence ATGGCTAACAAGCGAATTACTTTTAGGCTTTATCCATCAAAAGAGCAAGCCAATAAAATGCACTATTGGCGACGACTCCACAAAGATTTGTACAATTCTTGTGTTGAGCATCGCAAAACTTCTTACAAGAAGTTTGGTAAGTCAGTAGATTATTTTGCTCAACAAAACTGTTTACCTGATTTTAAAGAGGAATGGGTAGAGTATAAAGAGCTTGGTAGTCATGCTTTGCAGGATACTGTTAAGCGTGTTGATTTTGCTTTCAAGCGGTTTTTTAAACTCAAATCTGGTTATCCAAAATTTAAGTCAAGTCGCTATTACAAAGGTTGGACTTATCCTTGTAATTCAGGATGGAAGGCTTGCACCAACGGCAAGAACGGTTATCTAAAAATATCTAACTTAGGTAACGTAAAGATGCGTGGTCAAGCTAGGGATTGGGGTAAAACCAAAACCTGTACAATCATCTTTAAACAAGGGAAATGGTACGCCTCAATTACTGTTGATTGCATTCCAAATCGTCCACAAACTGACACAGGTGCAATTGGCTTAGACTTTGGTACTCATCATGCAATTGCTGATTCTAATGGCAATACAATTGAGAATCCTAGATTTGTTAAAACTGCACAAATTAAAATCAACTTTATGGCTAAAACCAGTCGCAGAAAAAGACCACCATCCAAAGGTGTTAAAGCTTCAAGAAGGTGGAGAAAAGCGAATAAGGCTATAGCTAAAATACAATCAAAAGTTGCTCGTCAAAGACAAGACTGGCAACATAAATTGGCTACACAGATAGTAAAGAGTAATTCACTGGTAGCGACTGAGACATTAAATCTCAAAGGGATGACCCGTAAAGCAAAGAAAGGCAGTAAGAGAAAACATCAAAAGACTGGATTAAATCGGTCTTTGCTTGATGTTGGTATTGGCAATCTCAAAGACTTAATTAAGTACAAAGTCACCGAAGTAGGTGGTTTTTATATTGAGATTCCAACCAAAAAAGTTAAACCATCTCAAACCTGCCCTCATTGTGGTCATCAAAAGAAAAAGTCATTAGCAGATAGAGTTCACCATTGCGAAAAATGTGGCTACCAATGTGATAGGGATGTCGCCGCAGCAATGGTAATACTTAATTACGCAAAGGGCATGGAACGTGCCTCTTTAGATGCAGATGAGTCAACCTCTACTTGGTGCGGAAGCTTTAAGCAAGTTGCTCAATTGAAGCATCAGAAACGTGCATCTCAGGCGTAG
- a CDS encoding DUF6174 domain-containing protein, giving the protein MRLPLILSAGLLFSLGMNLPVMSQSTVEVAQIQISSNRKLTLEARRLRFNRNLWNSKNIVNYRYTFSNGCFCIPDARGPVVIEVRNGKTVSVTSVATGQPVSNPEFFRNYNTIPKLFNVIGDAIQRQAANLDVSYNPQYGYPTQINVDYNAQIADEEIYLTIENFQVIR; this is encoded by the coding sequence ATGCGCTTACCCCTAATTCTTAGTGCCGGATTATTGTTTTCTTTAGGAATGAATTTACCCGTGATGTCTCAATCTACCGTAGAGGTAGCCCAGATACAGATATCATCAAATAGAAAGCTGACCTTAGAAGCCAGAAGATTGAGATTTAACCGCAATTTATGGAATAGCAAGAATATTGTTAACTATCGCTACACATTTAGTAATGGTTGTTTTTGTATACCCGATGCTAGAGGCCCTGTAGTAATTGAAGTTCGCAACGGTAAAACAGTTTCTGTTACTTCAGTGGCTACAGGTCAGCCAGTGAGTAATCCCGAATTTTTCCGAAATTATAATACAATCCCCAAACTTTTTAATGTGATTGGCGATGCCATTCAACGGCAAGCCGCAAATTTAGATGTAAGTTACAATCCTCAATATGGTTATCCCACCCAAATTAATGTCGATTACAATGCTCAAATAGCTGATGAAGAAATATATCTGACTATTGAGAATTTTCAAGTAATTCGTTAA
- a CDS encoding bifunctional sterol desaturase/short chain dehydrogenase produces the protein MLESFTEITSKLQVNWELVNTGLQFVSWGLFSLFLTEILRDIYHALCHKVIWLGKFHNKHHTAYRRDLSIVSLKAYQESQLYHDVLESGILFTASILIALIFRQWGLWLGVAYNVVFLSAAYLRYSQGTIDTDYNHQPGPLDTIPSMWLVNRSYHWRHHFDDVNAYYSGVFSLVDKVLGTALSLKGKTVAITGASGALGQALTAELLKKNAKVVALTTNPDKLSTDNGVKVISWQLGNEAELQANLEKVDILIINHGVNVYGDRTSQAINSSYEINTFSALRLMDIFIATVTGPQAKATKEIWVNTSEAEVNPALSPLYELSKRTLGDLVTLKRLNGDCVIRKLILGPFKSQLNPYGVMSAPQVARAILFLARRDFRNIIVTINPITYLLFPIKEVSNWLYYRIFSKKVAS, from the coding sequence ATGCTGGAAAGCTTCACTGAAATTACAAGCAAATTACAAGTCAATTGGGAGCTGGTAAACACTGGCTTGCAGTTTGTTAGCTGGGGTTTATTTTCCCTCTTCCTTACGGAAATACTTCGAGATATTTATCATGCCTTGTGCCATAAAGTGATTTGGCTAGGCAAATTCCACAATAAACATCACACAGCATATCGTCGCGATTTATCTATAGTTTCCCTCAAGGCTTATCAGGAATCTCAGCTATATCATGACGTTTTAGAATCAGGTATTTTATTCACGGCATCAATTTTAATTGCCTTAATTTTCCGGCAATGGGGTTTATGGTTGGGAGTAGCTTACAATGTCGTGTTTTTGTCTGCTGCATACCTGCGATATTCCCAAGGCACAATTGATACAGACTATAATCACCAACCAGGGCCTTTAGATACCATACCTTCCATGTGGTTGGTGAATCGTTCTTATCACTGGCGACACCATTTTGATGATGTTAATGCTTACTATAGTGGTGTATTTTCCTTGGTAGATAAAGTTTTGGGAACAGCCCTATCTCTCAAGGGTAAAACCGTTGCCATTACTGGGGCATCAGGTGCTTTAGGACAAGCATTAACAGCAGAATTACTGAAGAAAAATGCTAAAGTTGTGGCATTAACTACTAATCCAGATAAATTATCAACGGATAACGGTGTCAAAGTAATTTCTTGGCAATTAGGTAACGAAGCAGAACTGCAAGCCAATTTAGAGAAAGTCGATATTTTGATTATTAACCACGGTGTGAATGTTTATGGCGATCGCACCTCACAAGCCATTAACTCTTCCTATGAAATCAATACTTTTTCTGCACTGCGGTTAATGGATATATTTATCGCCACAGTTACAGGGCCACAAGCAAAAGCCACTAAAGAAATTTGGGTAAATACATCTGAAGCTGAGGTAAATCCAGCGTTAAGTCCACTCTATGAACTCAGCAAACGCACCTTGGGAGATTTAGTCACGCTGAAACGCTTAAATGGTGATTGCGTGATTCGCAAATTAATTTTAGGGCCTTTTAAAAGTCAACTTAATCCCTATGGCGTAATGTCCGCACCACAGGTAGCCCGTGCGATTTTGTTTTTAGCCCGGCGTGATTTCCGTAATATTATCGTGACTATCAATCCCATCACCTATTTACTATTCCCTATTAAAGAAGTAAGCAATTGGCTTTACTACCGAATTTTTAGCAAGAAAGTTGCCAGTTAA
- the tnpA gene encoding IS200/IS605 family transposase, translating into MQVRKGSHSVFSVRLHFVFVTHYRRKALNAEMLNRLTQMIEQVSNKMDCQLIEFNGESDHIHILLDFHPKNSIAAVVGSLKSATARMLKKEFPQEVKKYYWGKVSFWSNSYYVSSCGGAPIEVLKKYIQNQDTPKN; encoded by the coding sequence ATGCAAGTCAGAAAAGGTTCTCACAGCGTTTTTAGTGTCCGGTTGCACTTTGTGTTTGTAACGCACTATCGACGCAAAGCTTTAAACGCAGAAATGCTCAACCGATTAACACAAATGATTGAACAGGTATCTAACAAGATGGACTGCCAATTAATTGAGTTTAATGGGGAGTCAGACCATATACACATCTTGTTAGACTTCCACCCAAAAAACTCTATTGCTGCTGTTGTTGGTAGCCTGAAAAGTGCAACAGCAAGAATGCTCAAAAAAGAATTTCCTCAAGAAGTTAAAAAGTATTATTGGGGAAAAGTTTCTTTCTGGTCTAATTCGTATTATGTTTCTTCTTGTGGTGGCGCACCAATAGAAGTGCTTAAAAAATATATCCAGAATCAGGACACTCCAAAAAATTAA
- a CDS encoding MarR family winged helix-turn-helix transcriptional regulator: MKLGKPSQECAVRVMDTIPLLMRFIRADMRSHSADSLSIPQLRSLAFLKRRPGASLSEVADHLGVTCATASTTIERLVQRHLVQRTDHPQERRRIVLNLTPEGKDLLEQSQDKTRAHISDILEDLTPEQIIQIEHSLMLLKNVFEKTELSP; the protein is encoded by the coding sequence ATGAAGCTCGGAAAACCTTCCCAAGAATGTGCAGTTAGAGTGATGGACACAATTCCATTGTTGATGCGGTTTATCCGAGCTGATATGCGGAGTCATAGTGCTGATTCTCTTTCCATACCACAATTGCGATCGCTAGCGTTTTTAAAGCGTCGTCCTGGTGCTTCGCTATCGGAGGTAGCAGATCATCTTGGTGTCACCTGTGCGACAGCATCAACCACCATTGAGCGACTAGTGCAGCGTCATCTGGTACAGCGTACTGACCACCCCCAGGAACGACGGCGGATAGTCCTCAATCTAACACCAGAAGGTAAGGATTTATTAGAGCAGTCTCAAGATAAAACTCGCGCACATATCTCTGATATTTTAGAGGATTTGACACCAGAACAGATAATCCAAATCGAACATAGTTTGATGCTGTTAAAAAATGTTTTTGAAAAAACGGAACTTTCGCCTTAA
- the rlmN gene encoding 23S rRNA (adenine(2503)-C(2))-methyltransferase RlmN — protein sequence MSATPLVSPANSTIPETATLPPLLGASVTELTAWVQQQGQPAYRGKQLHDWIYHKGVRSLADISVFPKQWRADVADIPIGRSQIHYRSVAPDGTVKYLLQLSDGQIVETVGIPTEKRLTVCVSTQVGCPMACDFCATGKGGYKRNLGRHEIVDQVLTVQEDFQQRVSHVVFMGMGEPLLNTENVLDAVKSLNQDVGIGQRSLTISTVGIRDRIRQLAQNHLQVTLAVSLHAPNQALREKIIPSARPYPIEDLLAECREYVEITGRRVSFEYILLAGVNDLPEHALELAKRLRGFQSHVNLIPYNPIQEVDYKRPKSDRIQAFVKVLQQQKIAVSVRYSRGLEADAACGQLRTSNL from the coding sequence ATGTCTGCTACGCCCCTTGTTTCCCCAGCTAACTCAACCATTCCCGAAACAGCAACTTTACCTCCGTTACTTGGTGCTTCAGTGACGGAGTTAACTGCATGGGTACAGCAGCAAGGACAACCCGCCTACAGAGGAAAGCAACTCCATGATTGGATATATCACAAGGGAGTGCGATCGCTAGCGGATATTTCTGTCTTTCCTAAGCAATGGCGCGCCGATGTCGCAGATATCCCCATTGGGCGTTCTCAAATTCATTATCGTTCCGTGGCACCGGATGGCACAGTTAAGTACCTTTTGCAACTATCCGATGGGCAGATTGTAGAAACAGTAGGAATTCCCACCGAGAAACGATTAACTGTCTGCGTTTCTACTCAAGTGGGATGTCCGATGGCCTGTGATTTCTGCGCTACTGGGAAAGGTGGCTACAAGCGGAATTTAGGCAGACATGAAATTGTTGATCAAGTCTTAACAGTACAGGAAGATTTTCAACAACGGGTGAGTCATGTGGTATTCATGGGCATGGGTGAACCCTTGTTAAATACGGAAAATGTTTTAGACGCAGTTAAATCGTTAAATCAAGATGTGGGGATTGGACAACGATCGCTGACTATTTCTACAGTAGGAATTCGCGATCGCATTCGTCAATTAGCGCAAAACCATCTACAAGTAACTCTAGCAGTGAGTCTCCACGCCCCTAACCAAGCTCTAAGAGAAAAAATTATACCTAGTGCGCGTCCCTATCCCATCGAGGATTTACTGGCTGAATGTCGGGAATATGTGGAAATTACAGGTAGACGCGTGAGTTTTGAATACATTTTGCTAGCTGGTGTGAACGATTTACCAGAACACGCCCTAGAACTAGCCAAGCGTCTGCGGGGCTTTCAAAGTCACGTCAATTTAATCCCCTATAACCCCATTCAGGAAGTTGATTATAAACGACCGAAGAGCGATCGCATTCAAGCTTTTGTGAAAGTTCTGCAACAGCAAAAAATCGCCGTTAGCGTCCGCTATTCCCGTGGTTTAGAAGCTGATGCCGCCTGCGGACAATTGCGAACAAGTAATTTGTAA